In the genome of Desulfovibrio desulfuricans, one region contains:
- the nadE gene encoding NAD(+) synthase — protein MKIALLQCNTVTGDVAGNLKRIISTARQAGAAGADLCVTPELALCGVAPGHYLCAQGFASGCLRALDILAAELKDGPSLLVGAPVPSVYASGLLSNAAVLVEKGGWQVVSRKVYQNQGQNPSVAESADEDARYFDRGISCGIVTMGGWRIGVVLCEDAQSEDGSFWKTRYASGHNPLMELVQRGVDALVHMAAAPFSVGAQETDEHLLSHVAARHHVHMFSVNMVGGNDSRVYNGQSLVFDPTGQLLARGKAFEEDVLVVDTARGQGTPKTPEPLAACVEEDYWRALVLGTRDFVRKCGAQKGIVAISGGMDSALVCSVAVEALGAANVTGVLLPSPHSSDGSLNDAAKLAKNLGITTVTLPIGPLMDAFAVALKPGLDLFEELPGDVTFENVQARIRGTLITSLANRAGALVLNTGNKSEGAMGYCTLYGDSVGALAVIGDLTKTQVYAVGRWYNAHRGAEIIPEEIFTKAPSAELRPGQKDSDSLLPYEDLDPILEDLLQPAEAESGPLSPTREEVRGKLFRAEFKRRQEPLSLYVSHVPFGGGWQTPVAGLFSLPD, from the coding sequence ATGAAAATCGCCCTATTGCAGTGCAACACCGTTACCGGCGACGTGGCCGGAAATTTGAAACGCATCATCAGCACCGCCCGTCAGGCCGGAGCCGCCGGGGCGGATCTGTGCGTTACGCCCGAGCTGGCGCTGTGCGGCGTGGCTCCGGGGCACTATCTGTGCGCACAGGGCTTTGCCTCGGGCTGCCTCAGGGCCCTGGATATTCTGGCGGCGGAACTCAAGGACGGCCCCTCGCTGCTGGTGGGTGCGCCCGTGCCCAGCGTGTACGCCTCGGGGCTTTTGTCCAACGCGGCGGTGCTGGTCGAAAAAGGCGGCTGGCAGGTTGTTTCGCGCAAGGTTTACCAGAATCAGGGGCAAAACCCCAGCGTTGCCGAATCTGCCGATGAAGACGCCCGTTATTTTGACCGGGGCATCTCTTGCGGCATTGTCACCATGGGCGGCTGGCGCATCGGCGTGGTGCTGTGCGAGGACGCGCAGAGCGAGGACGGCTCCTTTTGGAAAACCCGCTACGCCAGCGGCCACAACCCGCTTATGGAGCTGGTGCAGCGCGGCGTGGACGCCCTGGTGCACATGGCGGCCGCCCCCTTCAGCGTGGGCGCGCAAGAGACGGACGAGCACCTGCTTTCGCACGTGGCGGCCCGGCACCACGTGCACATGTTTTCGGTAAACATGGTGGGCGGCAACGACAGCCGCGTGTACAACGGCCAGAGCCTTGTTTTTGACCCCACCGGGCAGCTGCTTGCCAGAGGCAAGGCCTTTGAGGAGGACGTGCTGGTGGTGGATACGGCGCGCGGCCAGGGAACGCCCAAAACTCCAGAGCCGCTGGCCGCCTGCGTTGAAGAAGATTACTGGCGGGCGCTTGTGCTCGGCACGCGCGACTTTGTGCGCAAGTGCGGGGCGCAAAAAGGCATTGTGGCCATTTCGGGCGGTATGGATTCGGCCCTTGTCTGCAGCGTGGCCGTGGAGGCCCTGGGCGCGGCAAACGTCACCGGCGTGCTGCTGCCTTCGCCCCACAGCAGCGACGGCTCGCTGAACGACGCCGCCAAACTGGCAAAAAACCTGGGCATCACCACGGTGACCCTGCCCATAGGCCCGCTTATGGATGCCTTTGCCGTGGCGCTCAAGCCCGGCCTTGATCTGTTTGAAGAACTGCCCGGCGACGTCACCTTTGAAAACGTGCAGGCCCGCATACGCGGCACGCTCATAACCTCGCTGGCCAACCGGGCCGGGGCGCTGGTGCTCAATACCGGCAACAAGAGCGAGGGCGCCATGGGCTACTGCACCCTGTACGGCGATTCGGTGGGCGCGCTGGCAGTAATAGGCGACCTCACCAAAACCCAGGTGTACGCTGTAGGCCGCTGGTACAATGCGCACCGCGGCGCGGAGATCATACCCGAAGAAATTTTTACCAAGGCCCCTTCGGCGGAGCTGCGCCCCGGCCAGAAAGATTCGGACAGCCTGCTGCCCTACGAGGATCTTGACCCGATTCTTGAAGACCTGCTGCAGCCTGCCGAGGCGGAATCTGGGCCGCTGTCGCCCACCCGTGAAGAAGTGCGCGGCAAGCTGTTTCGGGCAGAATTCAAGCGCCGTCAGGAGCCGCTGTCGCTCTACGTGAGCCACGTGCCCTTTGGCGGCGGCTGGCAGACGCCTGTGGCAGGGCTGTTTAGCCTGCCGGATTAA
- a CDS encoding L-threonylcarbamoyladenylate synthase produces the protein MSSRFLLQLPAAAAHGAAPGCGGLAPCAGMELPQAAEFLRSGGTLVFPTETFYGVGCLAANADAVARVYQLKRRPVHKPLPLLAAHAAQVDEVAELAAMPRGLLSFWPGPLTVLLPARPCLPPALVNGEGLAAVRVTPHPLAAQLAVQAGGALTASSANLSGGEAVRTPQQLDPALLEALLRMAQDMPCPPAYAENAATADASLPVLPILAGGPLPAGGLPSTVVKPLGCAAGGAGRLRMVRAGAVSTAELAAAGFSVE, from the coding sequence ATGTCTTCTCGTTTTTTGTTGCAGTTGCCAGCGGCGGCGGCCCATGGCGCAGCGCCGGGCTGCGGCGGTCTTGCGCCGTGCGCGGGTATGGAGCTGCCCCAGGCTGCGGAATTTTTGCGGAGCGGCGGGACGCTCGTGTTCCCCACAGAGACGTTCTACGGGGTGGGCTGCCTTGCCGCCAATGCCGACGCCGTGGCAAGGGTGTATCAGCTCAAGCGTCGGCCCGTCCACAAGCCGCTGCCCCTGCTGGCGGCTCATGCCGCCCAGGTGGACGAAGTGGCGGAGCTTGCCGCCATGCCCCGGGGGCTGCTGTCATTCTGGCCCGGCCCGCTCACGGTGCTGCTGCCTGCGCGTCCATGCCTGCCCCCGGCGCTCGTCAACGGCGAGGGGCTGGCGGCCGTGCGTGTCACGCCGCACCCGCTGGCGGCGCAGCTGGCAGTACAGGCTGGCGGGGCGCTCACTGCAAGCAGCGCCAACCTCAGCGGCGGCGAGGCCGTGCGCACGCCGCAGCAGCTTGATCCGGCCCTGCTGGAGGCGTTGCTGCGCATGGCGCAGGATATGCCGTGCCCACCAGCGTACGCAGAAAATGCTGCAACTGCGGATGCCTCCCTGCCAGTGTTGCCCATATTGGCAGGCGGTCCGTTGCCTGCCGGGGGGTTGCCCTCAACCGTGGTTAAACCCTTGGGCTGTGCGGCAGGCGGAGCGGGACGGCTGCGCATGGTGCGCGCCGGAGCAGTGAGTACGGCCGAACTTGCGGCGGCGGGGTTCAGCGTTGAATAA
- a CDS encoding NUDIX domain-containing protein, whose translation MKRQVTCPHCGKPYSSYRNPTPTTDVVIYAPDRGVVIIRRANEPVGFALPGGFIEEGECAETAAVREMLEETGLDVELTGLLGVYSRPDRDPRQHTLTVAFTGSARNTDSLRAGDDAAQAAFYPLDALPQPLVFDHAQILADFAATLAGKRAIAGVQPRFDAVAPAAAGGEGAL comes from the coding sequence ATGAAACGCCAGGTTACCTGCCCGCACTGCGGCAAGCCATATTCCAGCTACCGAAACCCCACGCCCACCACGGATGTGGTCATTTATGCCCCTGACAGGGGAGTGGTGATCATCCGTCGCGCCAACGAGCCTGTGGGTTTTGCCCTGCCTGGCGGGTTTATCGAAGAAGGCGAATGCGCGGAAACCGCAGCTGTGCGCGAAATGCTTGAAGAAACCGGGCTTGATGTGGAACTGACCGGGCTTTTGGGCGTCTACTCCCGCCCGGACCGCGACCCGCGCCAGCACACGCTGACGGTGGCGTTTACGGGCTCTGCCCGTAATACTGACTCGTTGCGGGCTGGGGACGACGCTGCCCAGGCGGCCTTTTATCCGCTAGACGCCCTGCCGCAGCCGCTGGTGTTTGACCACGCGCAAATTTTGGCTGATTTTGCGGCAACGCTTGCGGGCAAACGCGCCATAGCTGGCGTGCAGCCCCGGTTTGACGCTGTAGCCCCCGCAGCTGCAGGCGGAGAGGGGGCGCTATGA
- a CDS encoding UbiD family decarboxylase, whose protein sequence is MSYRNLQECVLDLEANGHLVRIDAEVDPHLELAAIQRRAFRAKAPALLFTRVRGTSFPMLSNLFGTRERLHFIFRRSLPAVEAVLAAKADPAAAVKHPLRSLKALPGLVNMLPQMRRARAEQAAAVPPVLQCRCKVADLPRLVCWPMDGGPFITLPLVYSEDPAKPGADASNLGMYRVQLGGNQYSPDEVGLHYQIHRGIGAHHARALELGKPLPVHIYVGGPPSLTVAAVMPLPEGLSELRFAGLLGGRRTEMASVPGLPLPVLAQADFCISGHVLPHCKPEGPFGDHVGYYSLAHDFPVLRVDAVHHRQGAIWPFTAVGRPPQEDTVFGDFIHELTGPLVPQVFQGICDVHAVDAAGVHPLLLAVGSERYTPYEDERRPRELITAGLHLLGTTQTALAKYVFLVAHEDAPGLTARDVPAFLRHLLERADFSRDLHFITRSTNDTLDYTGGALNEGSKLVWASAGKKKRELGCELAGPTAELPPLPSGFGPVRVCGPGLLVIGGPRHALGRNQPDPDMESLAEALALWPGREAFPLIVVADDAGFCAAGLDNFLWAAFTRSDPATDVYGASAATRARHWSCEAPLVIDARLKPFHAPPLEEDAAVIRKVEALAAPGGPLHNYL, encoded by the coding sequence ATGAGCTACCGCAACCTGCAGGAGTGCGTGCTTGACCTTGAGGCCAACGGCCACCTGGTGCGCATCGATGCCGAGGTAGACCCGCATCTGGAGCTGGCCGCAATCCAGCGCCGCGCCTTTCGCGCCAAGGCCCCGGCCCTGCTGTTCACCAGGGTCAGGGGAACGTCCTTTCCCATGCTGTCCAACCTTTTTGGCACGCGCGAGAGGCTGCATTTTATTTTCCGGCGCAGTCTGCCCGCAGTGGAGGCCGTGCTGGCCGCCAAGGCCGACCCCGCCGCAGCCGTAAAACATCCTTTGCGATCGCTCAAGGCCTTGCCCGGCCTTGTGAACATGTTGCCCCAGATGCGCAGGGCGCGGGCTGAGCAGGCGGCGGCAGTGCCCCCGGTGCTGCAGTGCCGCTGCAAGGTGGCCGATTTGCCCCGTCTTGTCTGCTGGCCCATGGACGGCGGCCCCTTCATAACCCTGCCCCTTGTGTACAGCGAAGACCCCGCCAAACCCGGCGCGGATGCCTCCAACCTTGGCATGTACCGCGTGCAGCTGGGCGGCAACCAGTACTCGCCGGACGAGGTGGGCCTGCACTACCAGATTCACCGTGGTATTGGCGCGCACCACGCCCGCGCCCTTGAACTGGGCAAGCCGCTGCCAGTGCATATTTATGTGGGCGGGCCGCCAAGCCTGACCGTGGCCGCCGTCATGCCGCTGCCCGAGGGCTTGTCGGAGCTGCGCTTTGCCGGTCTGCTGGGTGGCAGGCGCACAGAAATGGCCAGTGTTCCCGGTTTGCCCCTGCCCGTGCTGGCGCAGGCCGATTTTTGCATCAGCGGGCATGTGCTGCCGCACTGCAAGCCGGAGGGGCCGTTTGGCGACCATGTAGGCTATTACAGCCTTGCGCACGACTTCCCCGTGCTCAGGGTCGATGCCGTCCATCACCGGCAGGGGGCCATCTGGCCCTTTACCGCAGTGGGCCGTCCCCCGCAGGAGGACACGGTCTTTGGCGATTTTATCCACGAACTGACCGGGCCGCTGGTGCCGCAGGTATTTCAGGGCATATGCGACGTGCACGCCGTGGATGCGGCGGGCGTGCACCCCCTGCTGCTGGCCGTGGGCAGCGAGCGCTACACGCCGTATGAGGATGAACGCCGCCCCCGCGAGCTGATAACCGCAGGCCTGCACCTGCTGGGCACCACCCAGACGGCCCTGGCCAAGTATGTTTTTCTGGTTGCGCACGAAGACGCGCCGGGTCTTACGGCCCGCGACGTGCCAGCCTTTTTGCGGCATTTGCTCGAGCGGGCCGACTTTTCACGCGATCTGCACTTCATCACCCGCAGCACTAACGACACGCTGGACTACACCGGCGGCGCGCTCAACGAGGGCTCCAAGCTTGTCTGGGCCTCGGCGGGCAAAAAAAAGCGCGAGCTTGGCTGCGAGCTTGCAGGCCCCACGGCGGAGCTGCCGCCCCTGCCGTCAGGGTTTGGCCCTGTGCGCGTATGCGGCCCCGGCCTGCTGGTCATTGGCGGGCCGCGTCATGCGCTCGGGCGCAACCAGCCCGACCCTGATATGGAATCCCTGGCAGAGGCTCTGGCCTTGTGGCCGGGGCGCGAGGCTTTTCCGCTCATAGTCGTTGCCGACGACGCGGGCTTTTGCGCCGCTGGCCTGGACAATTTTTTATGGGCGGCCTTTACCCGGTCAGACCCGGCCACAGACGTGTACGGCGCCAGCGCCGCCACGCGGGCCAGACACTGGTCGTGCGAAGCGCCGCTCGTCATAGACGCACGCCTCAAGCCCTTCCATGCCCCCCCACTGGAAGAGGACGCGGCGGTTATTCGCAAGGTGGAGGCCCTGGCAGCGCCGGGCGGCCCCCTGCACAACTACTTGTAA
- a CDS encoding MarR family winged helix-turn-helix transcriptional regulator: MKKDGHKNTVELRIQKSMLKTLGHEAAHGPRSAALSHALLGIMTRFQELERQCSKFGTDVDIHLAEIHTIMAIHNNPGIHVGGLAECLGVTKGSVSELLRRLERKGLAYKAKDPLKMTRLNVFLTDKGKIAHEHHMIFHSQLDGLVDEAMGKRAPEEIKSIVAFLTEMLDRLNATGVKDN, encoded by the coding sequence ATGAAAAAAGACGGACACAAAAATACTGTTGAACTTCGCATACAAAAATCCATGCTTAAAACCCTGGGGCACGAGGCGGCGCACGGGCCGCGCAGCGCAGCACTGAGCCACGCACTGCTGGGCATCATGACGCGCTTTCAGGAACTTGAGCGCCAGTGCTCCAAATTTGGCACCGATGTGGACATCCATCTGGCGGAAATCCACACAATCATGGCCATCCACAACAATCCGGGCATCCATGTGGGTGGCCTGGCGGAATGCCTTGGCGTCACCAAGGGCAGCGTTTCCGAGCTGCTGCGCAGGCTGGAGCGCAAGGGCCTAGCCTACAAGGCCAAAGATCCTCTTAAAATGACCCGCCTCAATGTCTTTTTGACCGACAAGGGCAAAATTGCGCACGAGCACCACATGATCTTTCATTCGCAGCTGGACGGGCTGGTGGACGAGGCCATGGGGAAGCGCGCGCCCGAAGAAATAAAGAGCATTGTGGCCTTTTTGACTGAAATGCTCGACCGCCTCAACGCCACCGGCGTCAAGGACAACTAA
- a CDS encoding 23S rRNA (pseudouridine(1915)-N(3))-methyltransferase RlmH has protein sequence MTGKPLKYISVGKLKTPFWKDAAAHYTTRITRWRKLDITEVRDGDAALPQDQRNALEGRRIIDALEPQDIALVLDERGQHLTSPQLADLLRQMDHDARGRACFIVGGAWGLDDAVRQRASRCISLSHMTLPHELARVVLLEQLYRAECILRKVPYHH, from the coding sequence ATGACTGGCAAACCTTTGAAATACATAAGTGTGGGCAAACTGAAAACGCCGTTCTGGAAGGATGCCGCCGCCCACTATACAACGCGCATCACCCGCTGGCGCAAGCTGGACATAACCGAGGTGCGCGACGGCGATGCAGCCCTGCCGCAAGACCAGCGCAATGCTCTTGAAGGCCGCCGCATCATCGACGCTCTGGAGCCGCAGGATATAGCGCTGGTGCTGGACGAGCGCGGCCAGCACCTCACCTCGCCCCAGCTGGCCGATTTGCTGCGCCAGATGGATCACGACGCCAGAGGCCGGGCCTGCTTTATCGTGGGCGGAGCATGGGGGCTGGACGACGCCGTGCGCCAGCGCGCCAGCCGCTGCATCAGCCTTTCGCACATGACCCTGCCGCACGAGCTGGCCCGGGTGGTGCTGCTGGAGCAGCTGTACCGGGCGGAATGCATCCTGCGCAAGGTGCCTTATCATCATTAG